Proteins found in one Abyssibius alkaniclasticus genomic segment:
- the proC gene encoding pyrroline-5-carboxylate reductase, producing MLDAINTHGMLLLGCGKMGGAMLAGWLERGVKPSAVWVNDPNPSDQVQGLVAKGLNLNAEFPKAPAICVIAVKPQMMGDALPAIAELANRNTVFVSIAAGTTLAALGAALGAQARIIRAMPNTPAAVGRGITAIIGNANATAADLNLADDVLKAVGQVVRLQTEAQIDAVTALSGSGPAYVFHLIEAMAAAGQAQGLPADMALHLARATVAGAGALAEDAPEDPGQLRVNVTSPNGTTAAALAVLMDEQTGFPALLHRAIAAAANRARELGAG from the coding sequence ATGCTGGATGCAATCAACACACATGGAATGCTGCTTTTGGGCTGCGGAAAAATGGGCGGCGCAATGCTGGCCGGATGGCTGGAACGCGGCGTGAAGCCATCCGCCGTCTGGGTGAATGACCCGAACCCATCGGACCAGGTGCAGGGCTTGGTGGCCAAGGGGCTGAACCTGAATGCCGAATTCCCAAAAGCCCCCGCCATTTGCGTGATTGCCGTCAAACCGCAGATGATGGGCGATGCGCTGCCGGCCATTGCGGAACTTGCAAATCGCAACACAGTATTCGTGTCCATCGCCGCTGGCACCACACTCGCCGCGCTTGGCGCCGCCCTTGGCGCGCAGGCCCGCATCATCCGCGCCATGCCGAACACGCCCGCCGCCGTGGGGCGCGGCATTACCGCCATCATCGGCAATGCCAATGCCACAGCCGCCGATCTCAACCTCGCTGATGACGTGCTGAAAGCCGTGGGCCAGGTCGTGCGGCTGCAAACCGAGGCGCAGATCGACGCGGTCACCGCCCTGTCAGGCTCTGGCCCCGCCTATGTGTTCCACCTGATCGAGGCTATGGCGGCAGCGGGCCAGGCCCAGGGGTTGCCCGCTGACATGGCCCTGCATCTGGCGCGCGCCACCGTTGCCGGGGCAGGGGCTTTGGCAGAAGATGCGCCTGAAGATCCGGGCCAGCTTCGTGTGAATGTCACCAGCCCCAATGGCACCACCGCCGCCGCGCTTGCCGTGCTGATGGATGAGCAAACCGGCTTTCCCGCCCTGCTTCACCGCGCGATTGCCGCCGCTGCCAACCGTGCCCGCGAACTCGGGGCGGGCTAG
- a CDS encoding YbjN domain-containing protein, translated as MGNLNRLMSSEDLHPIDIVETIATDHDWDFDRIGDDQIAMAIEGQWRTYSLSLAWSAYDETLRIICTFDMDPPEDQLARLYHAMALANDQNWQGAFTLWQSQKLMVFRYALNLAGGATASPAQIDDMVGTAVLACERFYPAFQLVCWGGEPPERAMDIAIDEAYGTA; from the coding sequence ATGGGCAATCTCAATCGCCTGATGAGCAGCGAAGACCTTCACCCCATCGACATCGTCGAAACCATCGCCACCGACCATGACTGGGACTTTGACCGGATCGGCGATGACCAGATCGCTATGGCCATCGAAGGGCAGTGGCGCACCTATTCCCTGTCGCTGGCCTGGTCGGCCTATGACGAGACTTTGCGCATCATCTGCACATTCGATATGGACCCGCCGGAAGACCAGCTTGCGCGGCTCTATCACGCAATGGCGCTGGCCAATGACCAGAACTGGCAGGGCGCATTCACGCTCTGGCAAAGCCAGAAGCTGATGGTGTTCCGCTATGCGCTCAACCTTGCGGGGGGCGCCACTGCCAGCCCGGCGCAGATTGACGATATGGTCGGCACAGCCGTGCTGGCCTGCGAGCGGTTCTATCCGGCTTTCCAGCTTGTCTGCTGGGGGGGCGAGCCGCCCGAGCGCGCGATGGATATCGCGATAGACGAGGCTTACGGCACCGCCTGA
- a CDS encoding YoaK family protein, whose translation MGIRQFRYFRHAQLAASAHRTPRSDRRLAYILACIAGAVNAGGFLLLGQYTSHMTGYMSQIADQIVLQNFTLAFQGMMAVALFLSGAICSAFIINWAKAFHPRQRFSLPIGLQGALLLAFAFSGRIGLPLYGAQMLGLAILSFVMGLQNATITKISGAVIRTTHVTGIVTDIGIELGRGLFGQAYRVQHARGNRAKLRLLAGIVLMFFFGGLVGALGYSFVGTWFSVPMAMILLAISALAALRPRRAAKANAK comes from the coding sequence ATGGGCATTCGCCAGTTCCGCTATTTTCGCCATGCACAGCTGGCTGCCAGCGCACATAGAACGCCGCGCAGCGACAGGCGGCTGGCCTATATTCTGGCCTGCATCGCAGGTGCGGTGAATGCGGGCGGCTTTTTGCTTCTGGGGCAATATACCTCGCATATGACTGGCTATATGTCGCAAATTGCCGACCAGATTGTGCTGCAAAACTTCACGTTGGCCTTTCAGGGCATGATGGCCGTTGCCCTGTTCCTGTCGGGTGCAATCTGCTCGGCCTTCATCATCAACTGGGCCAAAGCCTTCCACCCGCGCCAGCGCTTCAGCCTGCCCATCGGCCTGCAAGGCGCGTTGCTCCTCGCCTTCGCATTCAGCGGCCGGATCGGCCTGCCACTTTACGGCGCGCAAATGCTGGGCCTTGCGATTCTGAGCTTTGTCATGGGGCTGCAAAACGCGACCATCACCAAGATTTCCGGCGCGGTCATTCGCACAACACATGTTACCGGAATCGTCACCGATATCGGGATAGAGCTTGGCCGCGGCCTGTTCGGGCAGGCTTACCGGGTTCAACACGCCCGCGGCAATCGTGCAAAGCTGCGGCTTCTGGCGGGAATTGTCCTGATGTTTTTCTTCGGTGGTTTGGTTGGCGCGCTTGGCTATAGCTTTGTTGGCACCTGGTTTTCTGTGCCGATGGCAATGATTCTGCTGGCAATTTCCGCGCTTGCGGCGCTGCGCCCAAGGCGAGCCGCCAAAGCGAATGCAAAATAG
- a CDS encoding MmcQ/YjbR family DNA-binding protein, whose product MTHALATDLCAAKPGAERSTPFGPGTDVWKVGGKIFACLTASQGGITLKTDSVETAEMLISAGLGRKAAYFHRSWVNLPFSIAPDELRHRVDSAYRLVRASLPKKQQTSLPD is encoded by the coding sequence ATGACCCATGCCCTCGCCACAGACCTCTGCGCCGCCAAACCGGGGGCCGAACGCTCCACCCCCTTCGGCCCCGGCACCGATGTCTGGAAGGTTGGCGGCAAGATTTTCGCCTGCCTCACGGCCTCGCAGGGTGGCATCACGCTCAAAACCGACAGCGTTGAGACCGCCGAAATGCTGATCAGTGCAGGCCTGGGCCGCAAGGCCGCCTATTTCCACCGCTCATGGGTAAACCTGCCCTTCAGCATAGCACCTGACGAGCTGCGCCACAGGGTCGATAGCGCCTACCGCCTCGTGCGCGCCTCGCTGCCCAAAAAACAGCAGACCAGCCTGCCGGATTAG
- a CDS encoding SRPBCC family protein, whose protein sequence is MTDLPTYSITRSFAAPRAAVWRVWTTPALLAAWYGPGVETIIHKYDLRAGGVWLNEMKWGDKSDRSRMDFQTVTPQEKLVWHHGSTDENWALAPSRMMPDWPQQFLTEVSFSDEGNATSVTLTQTPMNASAAEIACFTKMMGGMDKGWGSGFNIIDELLAKA, encoded by the coding sequence ATGACTGACCTGCCGACATACAGCATCACCCGCAGCTTTGCCGCCCCCCGTGCCGCTGTCTGGCGGGTCTGGACCACGCCCGCCCTGCTGGCCGCATGGTATGGGCCGGGGGTTGAAACCATCATCCACAAATATGACCTTCGCGCTGGCGGTGTGTGGCTGAACGAAATGAAATGGGGCGACAAGTCTGACCGTTCGCGCATGGATTTCCAAACCGTCACCCCGCAGGAAAAGCTCGTCTGGCACCACGGCTCGACCGATGAGAACTGGGCCCTCGCCCCCAGCCGGATGATGCCCGACTGGCCACAGCAATTCCTGACCGAGGTCAGCTTCAGCGATGAGGGTAATGCCACCAGCGTCACCCTCACCCAAACCCCGATGAATGCGAGCGCAGCCGAAATCGCCTGTTTCACCAAGATGATGGGCGGCATGGATAAGGGCTGGGGCTCCGGCTTCAACATCATCGACGAACTTCTCGCTAAAGCCTAA
- a CDS encoding ArsR/SmtB family transcription factor: protein MEPSGNQNLNAVFAALADPTRRAILARLAEGDATVGALAAPFSMSQPAISKHLKVLEQAGLISRNRDRQRRPAKLQAAPLAEAAAWVARFKSFWPDSFDQLESLLAALSPHFKEPPHD, encoded by the coding sequence ATGGAACCATCCGGTAATCAAAATCTGAACGCCGTGTTTGCCGCTTTGGCCGACCCCACGCGCCGCGCCATTCTGGCCCGTCTGGCCGAAGGCGATGCCACGGTCGGCGCATTGGCGGCGCCGTTTTCCATGAGCCAGCCCGCCATTTCCAAACATCTCAAGGTGCTGGAACAGGCCGGGCTGATCTCGCGCAACCGCGACCGGCAGCGCCGCCCCGCAAAGCTGCAAGCCGCCCCGCTGGCCGAGGCTGCCGCATGGGTGGCGCGGTTCAAATCCTTCTGGCCCGATAGTTTTGACCAGCTCGAGTCCCTCCTCGCCGCCCTGTCCCCGCACTTCAAGGAACCTCCCCATGACTGA
- a CDS encoding phytanoyl-CoA dioxygenase family protein — protein sequence MRTEPTAKEISHPTSAKVTTQLKDIRKTLPLRVLSEDDWQHWITKGYVIVKGAVPPEQAARTAAMLWAFDEKDPNNPATWYAPQRRAHVRAELNNAGMIEIYNHQLLWDNRQTPRVYDAFVDIWDRTDLWVAIDRANLNPPRKDKSGNPDGFIHWDVDTKARPLPIGVQGVLSLLPQTAETGGFQCVPYLFEHFEDWVKTQPEDRNPLLPDMTGLARENISMAPGDLLIFNSLLAHGVRPNFSENQVRMAQYISMYPADEDNADEVAERIRLWQERDHPQRPDFPGDPRGWEKAHCEPAELSELGERLLGVKRW from the coding sequence ATGCGCACAGAACCAACCGCCAAAGAGATCAGCCATCCGACCAGCGCCAAGGTCACGACGCAATTGAAGGATATCCGCAAAACCCTGCCGCTGCGGGTGCTGAGCGAGGATGACTGGCAGCACTGGATTACCAAGGGCTATGTCATTGTGAAGGGCGCGGTGCCGCCCGAACAGGCCGCGCGCACCGCCGCAATGCTGTGGGCGTTCGATGAGAAAGACCCGAACAACCCCGCCACATGGTATGCCCCCCAGCGCCGCGCGCATGTGCGTGCCGAGCTGAACAATGCCGGCATGATCGAGATTTATAACCACCAGTTGCTGTGGGACAACCGCCAGACCCCGCGCGTTTACGATGCCTTTGTCGATATCTGGGACCGGACCGACCTGTGGGTGGCGATTGACCGCGCCAACCTCAACCCGCCCAGAAAGGACAAATCCGGCAATCCCGACGGGTTCATCCATTGGGATGTGGATACCAAGGCCCGCCCGCTGCCCATCGGCGTGCAGGGCGTGCTGAGCCTGCTGCCACAAACCGCAGAGACCGGCGGCTTTCAATGCGTGCCCTATCTGTTCGAGCATTTCGAGGACTGGGTGAAAACCCAACCCGAAGACCGCAACCCGCTTTTGCCCGATATGACGGGGCTGGCGCGTGAGAATATCAGCATGGCGCCGGGCGATCTTTTAATTTTCAACTCGCTGCTCGCCCACGGGGTGCGGCCGAATTTTTCGGAAAATCAGGTGCGCATGGCGCAGTATATCTCGATGTATCCGGCCGATGAGGACAACGCCGATGAGGTGGCCGAGCGCATTCGCCTATGGCAGGAGCGCGACCACCCGCAGCGCCCGGATTTTCCGGGCGATCCGCGCGGCTGGGAAAAGGCGCATTGCGAACCGGCGGAATTGAGCGAGCTGGGGGAGCGGCTGTTGGGGGTGAAGCGGTGGTAG
- a CDS encoding helix-turn-helix domain-containing protein — MIDRITHIDELFGQLIVIKRKKLNLDQRQLAAKLGINQPGLSRIERGESSVNITMLKKLATALDTTTAKIMDDFDIETCRLEKEEGISVRPKSDLPKNSATLGKVMLGGAALALILSRLNK; from the coding sequence ATGATCGATAGAATCACACATATCGACGAACTTTTTGGACAACTCATTGTAATTAAAAGAAAGAAACTTAATCTCGATCAGCGCCAACTTGCCGCGAAACTTGGCATAAACCAACCTGGTCTCTCACGCATTGAGCGTGGCGAGTCGTCTGTAAACATTACGATGCTGAAAAAATTGGCAACTGCACTTGATACAACTACCGCTAAGATTATGGACGACTTTGACATTGAAACGTGTCGGCTTGAGAAAGAGGAAGGTATCTCGGTAAGGCCAAAATCCGACCTACCGAAGAATAGTGCAACGCTAGGCAAGGTAATGCTCGGTGGCGCCGCGTTGGCCCTAATATTAAGCCGCCTAAACAAATAG
- a CDS encoding accessory factor UbiK family protein, protein MQTSNKILDDISKLMSNAMGVAQGAKTEAETAMKSMMDRWLADRNFVSRDEFDAVKAMAAKAREENEALKARIEALEAGKPAGKGK, encoded by the coding sequence ATGCAGACCAGCAACAAAATTCTCGACGACATCTCCAAGCTCATGTCCAATGCGATGGGCGTGGCGCAAGGTGCCAAGACCGAAGCCGAAACCGCCATGAAATCCATGATGGACCGCTGGCTCGCCGACCGCAATTTCGTCAGCCGCGACGAGTTTGACGCGGTCAAGGCAATGGCCGCGAAGGCGCGTGAAGAGAACGAGGCGCTGAAAGCCCGGATCGAGGCGCTGGAAGCCGGCAAGCCTGCGGGCAAGGGTAAGTAG
- the lgt gene encoding prolipoprotein diacylglyceryl transferase: MLQFPNIDPEIFEISLWGMSFALRWYALAYIVGIFLGWRHAVMLVNRPHLWADGPNATAPMSAKQVEDLMTWMVLGIILGGRLGYVFFYNWAYFSENPVDIVKVWQGGMSFHGGVAGVLLGAAWFCWRNKISFIATADMIAVSSVFGLFLGRIANFINGELWGRPTDVSWAMVFPAAPDCPGAAPGLCGRHPSQLYEAALEGIVLGALLLALVWGAKWLRKPGRVLGVFLVGYAIARTIVELFRQPDGQFMTPDNPNGFVISLGDFGLTMGQSLSAPMLLIGLVFLLRRQRA, encoded by the coding sequence ATGCTGCAATTTCCCAATATCGACCCCGAGATCTTCGAGATCAGCCTGTGGGGCATGTCCTTTGCGCTGCGCTGGTATGCGCTGGCCTATATCGTTGGCATTTTCCTTGGCTGGCGCCATGCGGTGATGCTGGTGAACCGCCCGCATCTTTGGGCCGATGGCCCCAATGCCACGGCACCGATGAGCGCCAAGCAGGTCGAAGACCTGATGACATGGATGGTGCTGGGCATCATCCTTGGCGGGCGGCTTGGCTATGTGTTCTTCTACAACTGGGCATATTTTTCTGAAAACCCCGTTGATATCGTGAAGGTCTGGCAAGGGGGCATGTCGTTTCACGGTGGCGTGGCCGGCGTGCTGCTTGGCGCGGCCTGGTTCTGCTGGCGCAACAAGATCAGCTTTATCGCCACCGCCGATATGATCGCGGTGTCTTCGGTCTTCGGGCTGTTTCTGGGGCGGATCGCCAATTTCATCAACGGCGAGCTTTGGGGCCGGCCAACCGATGTAAGCTGGGCGATGGTCTTTCCAGCCGCGCCCGATTGCCCCGGTGCCGCGCCGGGGCTTTGTGGCCGCCATCCAAGCCAGCTTTATGAGGCGGCGCTTGAGGGGATTGTGCTGGGTGCCCTGCTGCTGGCGCTGGTCTGGGGCGCGAAATGGCTGCGCAAACCGGGCCGGGTGCTGGGCGTGTTTCTGGTTGGCTATGCGATTGCGCGCACGATTGTCGAACTGTTTCGCCAGCCCGACGGCCAGTTCATGACGCCCGACAACCCCAATGGCTTTGTGATCAGCCTTGGCGATTTCGGGCTGACGATGGGGCAAAGCCTGTCGGCCCCGATGCTGCTGATCGGTCTGGTATTCCTGTTGCGCCGCCAAAGGGCATGA